The proteins below come from a single Benincasa hispida cultivar B227 chromosome 4, ASM972705v1, whole genome shotgun sequence genomic window:
- the LOC120076440 gene encoding serine/threonine-protein kinase BSK1-like produces the protein MGCCGSSLQRPHSLGLGTAKSNHIPYSQNNFQSHPSNGPSDPAAVTGGVPAFSEFSFADLKAATNNFSSDYIVSESGEKAPNVVYKGRLQNQNNRRWIAVKKFTKLAWPDPKQFVEEASGVGKLRHQRLANLIGYCCEGDERLLIAEYMPNDTLAKHLFHWENQTIEWAMRLRVALYIAEALDYCSSQERPLYHDLNAYRVLFDENGDPRLSCFGLMKNSRDGKSYSTNLAYTPPEYLRNGRVTAESVIFSFGTVLLDLLSGKHIPPSHALDMIRGKNILLLMDSHLEGNFSTGEATVVFDLASRCLQYEPRDRPNTKDLVATLAPLQNKPDVPSYVMLGIQKHEEAPPTPQHPLTPMGDACARMDLTAIHQILVMTHYKDDEGTNELSFQEWTQQMRDMLEARKRGDLAFRDKDFKTAIDCYSQFIDVGTMVSPTVYARRSLCYLLCDQPDAALRDAMQAQCVYPDWSTSFYMQAVALAKLDMHKDAADMLNEAAALEEKRQKGGRGS, from the exons ATGGGCTGCTGTGGATCGTCTTTACAGAGGCCTCACAGTCTAGGACTAGGAACTGCCAAAAGCAACCATATCCCTTACTCCCAAAACAATTTCCAATCTCATCCTTCTAATGGCCCTTCTGATCCCGCCGCCGTCACCGGTGGCGTCCCTGCTTTCTCCGAGTTCTCCTTCGCCGACCTTAAGGCTGCTACCAACAACTTCAGCTCTGATTACATCGTCTCCGAGAGCGGCGAGAAAGCCCCCAATGTCGTTTACAAAGGCCGCCTTCAGAACCAGAATAATCGCCGTTGGATCGCCGTCAAGAAGTTTACTAAGTTGGCTTGGCCTGACCCCAAGCAGTTCGTT GAGGAAGCATCTGGGGTCGGTAAATTGAGGCATCAAAGACTGGCGAATCTCATTGGGTATTGCTGTGAAGGCGATGAGAGGCTTCTTATTGCGGAGTATATGCCCAATGACACCCTCGCCAAGCATCTCTTCCACT GGGAGAATCAGACCATTGAGTGGGCTATGAGATTAAGAGTTGCTTTATATATTGCTGAAGCATTAGACTATTGTAGCTCTCAGGAACGTCCATTGTACCATGACTTGAATGCGTATAGAGTTCTATTTGATGAG AATGGTGACCCTCGACTTTCTTGTTTTGGATTGATGAAAAACAGCAGGGATGGGAAAAGTTATAGCACCAATCTTGCGTATACTCCACCTGAATATCTAAGAAATG GAAGAGTGACTGCAGAAAGTGTCATCTTTAGTTTTGGAACTGTCCTCTTAGATCTACTGAGTGGCAAGCACATCCCTCCCAGTCAT GCACTTGATATGATTCGAGGCAAAAACATTCTTCTCTTAATGGATTCGCATTTGGAGGGTAACTTTTCAACTGGGGAGGCAACTGTGGTTTTTGATCTTGCTTCACGTTGCTTACAATATGAACCTCGAGATCGACCAAATACTAAGGACCTTGTTGCAACCCTTGCCCCCTTACAGAATAAACCTGAT GTTCCATCTTATGTGATGCTAGGAATTCAAAAGCATGAGGAAGCACCTCCAACTCCACAACATCCACTCACTCCAATGGGTGATGCTTGTGCAAGGATGGATCTCACTGCCATCCATCAGATTTTGGTAATGACACACTACAAAGACGACGAAGGAACAAACGAG CTGTCGTTCCAAGAATGGACTCAACAAATGAGAGACATGTTGGAGGCAAGGAAGCGTGGGGACTTAGCATTTCGTGACAAAGATTTTAAAACAGCAATTGACTGTTATTCCCAG TTCATAGATGTGGGCACCATGGTTTCTCCCACTGTTTATGCACGAAGGAGTCTATGTTATCTTCTTTGCGACCAACCGGACGCTGCTCTTCGAGATGCCATGCAAGCCCAATGTGTTTACCCCGATTGGTCAACATCTTTTTACATGCAGGCCGTTGCGCTTGCCAAGCTAGATATGCACAAGGATGCAGCTGACATGCTGAACGAGGCTGCTGCATTGGAAGAGAAACGGCAAAAAGGCGGACGGGGATCTTGA